In one window of Desulfobulbaceae bacterium DNA:
- a CDS encoding HAD family hydrolase, giving the protein MSGKERYALPVISHRPQTTNSATLTITIRHLTHHIKAVLFDLDGTLLDTVDDLADSMNAALATLGYPTHPVESYKHFVGNGLSILSRRVLPQGLDTDEHLVSRCSDLMLSEYELRWSNKTRLYPGISELLTELQLRNLVLNILSNKPHAPTKKAVDHFLSSWPFRHVDGAKPGVPRKPDPTAATAIARQCGISSSDFLYLGDTNTDMETAISAA; this is encoded by the coding sequence TTGTCGGGTAAAGAAAGGTATGCTCTCCCCGTCATTTCCCATAGACCTCAAACAACTAATTCAGCTACGCTTACAATCACTATTCGACATCTAACCCATCACATCAAAGCCGTCCTCTTTGACCTTGACGGCACCCTACTCGACACCGTTGACGATCTTGCCGATTCAATGAACGCAGCCCTTGCCACGCTCGGCTACCCCACTCACCCGGTGGAATCATATAAGCATTTTGTCGGCAACGGCCTGTCAATTCTCAGCCGGCGAGTATTGCCCCAAGGCCTTGACACCGACGAGCATCTTGTCTCTAGATGCTCAGACCTGATGCTCAGCGAGTATGAACTCAGGTGGTCCAACAAAACCCGACTTTATCCGGGAATTTCTGAGTTACTAACCGAGTTGCAACTCCGAAACCTCGTTCTAAATATTCTTTCTAATAAACCACATGCCCCTACGAAAAAAGCGGTCGATCATTTCTTGAGCAGTTGGCCTTTCCGCCATGTCGACGGGGCCAAACCAGGCGTGCCACGAAAACCCGACCCAACTGCGGCAACAGCCATTGCCAGACAGTGCGGCATCTCATCGTCTGACTTTCTTTACCTTGGCGACACCAACACAGACATGGAAACTGCCATTTCGGCTGCCAT
- a CDS encoding response regulator transcription factor produces the protein MTNQTDSPVKPKVLLAEDNPTVRRGIENFLGKWGYEAIEADNGDSAWNELEKDHTIRIAIVDWNLPGLSGIQICQRLRTRTNAPYVYAIMFSARKSHEEKIMALDGGADDYIVKPCKPSELRARLGVARRIIDTAMGNLPSCSPNPPINSNESTIPKSTEETSSDKDTSEKP, from the coding sequence ATGACCAACCAAACCGATTCTCCTGTAAAGCCAAAAGTGCTTTTAGCCGAAGACAATCCCACTGTTCGTAGAGGCATAGAAAACTTTTTAGGTAAATGGGGATATGAGGCCATTGAGGCTGATAACGGTGACAGCGCCTGGAATGAACTTGAAAAAGACCACACTATCCGTATCGCTATCGTTGACTGGAATCTGCCAGGGCTGAGCGGCATTCAAATATGTCAACGACTCAGAACCCGGACTAATGCTCCGTATGTCTATGCCATTATGTTCAGCGCCAGAAAATCCCATGAAGAAAAAATCATGGCCCTCGATGGTGGCGCAGATGATTATATTGTTAAGCCCTGTAAACCCTCCGAACTGCGAGCAAGACTTGGTGTGGCCCGCAGAATTATTGATACGGCAATGGGGAACCTACCATCCTGTAGTCCAAATCCTCCGATCAACAGCAATGAAAGTACGATTCCAAAGTCCACAGAAGAAACAAGCTCTGACAAGGACACGTCCGAAAAACCGTAA
- a CDS encoding manganese-dependent inorganic pyrophosphatase has translation MAIYVVGHKSPDTDSVTSAIAYAALKKAQGVDAVPAMQGELNPETTMVLAKFGFSAPEIMTDGAGKQLILVDHSDIAQAPNNLDKAEVVEIIDHHKIGDITTNNPILFNAQPVGCTGTVLKQMFDINGVDIPKNVAGIMLCAILSDTVMFKSPTCTDADKKACDALAKIAGVSDMEALAMEMFKAKSAVDGVPARDLLFRDYKDFDMKGKKVGVGQLELVDLSLVAGIRDDLYAACKEVKGEEGRHSVLLMLTDIMKEGTDLMVVSDEPAMIEKAFDKKLDGQTMWVDGMMSRKKQTIPQLQKAFGC, from the coding sequence ATGGCAATTTACGTAGTTGGACACAAAAGCCCGGACACAGACTCAGTAACATCAGCAATTGCATACGCAGCGCTTAAAAAAGCTCAAGGCGTTGATGCAGTACCTGCTATGCAGGGTGAGCTGAATCCAGAAACCACAATGGTTCTGGCAAAATTTGGTTTTTCTGCTCCTGAGATCATGACCGATGGCGCAGGTAAGCAACTTATTCTGGTTGATCACAGCGATATCGCTCAGGCCCCAAACAATCTTGATAAGGCTGAAGTTGTAGAAATTATTGATCATCACAAAATTGGTGATATCACAACGAACAATCCTATTCTGTTCAATGCTCAGCCTGTTGGCTGTACCGGTACAGTTTTGAAGCAGATGTTTGATATTAACGGTGTTGATATTCCTAAAAATGTTGCAGGTATCATGCTTTGCGCAATTTTGAGCGATACTGTAATGTTCAAGTCCCCAACCTGTACAGATGCTGATAAGAAGGCCTGTGATGCTCTTGCAAAAATTGCTGGTGTATCTGATATGGAAGCGTTGGCTATGGAAATGTTCAAAGCCAAATCTGCTGTTGATGGTGTTCCAGCTCGCGACCTTCTTTTCCGTGACTACAAAGACTTTGACATGAAGGGCAAAAAAGTTGGTGTTGGACAGCTTGAGCTTGTTGACCTTTCTCTGGTTGCAGGGATTCGCGATGACCTCTATGCAGCATGTAAGGAAGTTAAAGGTGAAGAAGGACGTCACTCAGTACTCCTTATGCTCACAGATATCATGAAAGAAGGTACTGATCTGATGGTTGTTTCCGATGAGCCAGCTATGATTGAAAAAGCCTTCGATAAAAAACTTGACGGTCAGACCATGTGGGTTGATGGCATGATGAGCCGTAAAAAG